One genomic segment of Marinitoga piezophila KA3 includes these proteins:
- a CDS encoding sigma-54-dependent Fis family transcriptional regulator has protein sequence MTNAEMIMSILEDIQEAVILINDKEEIIFLNNSAAKILSVPKEKVLHTKVTDSITDTRLHIVLKTGIPELDRIQNLGKKIIVTSRFPIRDENGEIIGAAAVFRDVTSIQKLAEEVTNLRELDSLLRAIIDSTYDAISVADEEGRIVMVNKAYTKVTGLSAKEVIGKLATYDIAEGQESMHIKCSREQKPILNVRTKLATNKKEVIINVNPIFVKGEFKGSVGVIHDISEIERLLRELEATKRLLKKEEARYTFEDIVSESEIMKNVVTQAKKAANTKVNVLLNGEPGVGKEILAQAIHNFSERRNYSFVATNLLLYDEKKQLEIFFGNENNFFEKAHKGTLFIDNTHLMGPDVQELFFEFLNTGKVIFNDKEIKSDVRIIFATPENLKELMSLGKFSRRLYYKISVVTIDVPPLRERKEDIPKMAKQILHILNQKHEKVVYGLSEDAVNILKSYDWPGNIRELENVLDRALMNMTQTETMITSMHLPELKNEDLEKKLDGTLKELLSEYEKYIIIETLKSCQGNKTAAAKKLGLTVRNLYYKLEKLGIK, from the coding sequence ATGACTAATGCAGAGATGATTATGAGTATTTTAGAAGATATTCAAGAAGCAGTTATTTTAATTAATGATAAAGAAGAAATTATATTTTTAAATAATTCTGCTGCTAAAATACTCAGTGTTCCAAAAGAAAAGGTATTACATACAAAGGTTACTGATAGTATAACTGATACAAGACTTCATATCGTTTTAAAAACTGGCATTCCAGAACTTGATAGAATACAGAATCTCGGTAAAAAGATTATTGTTACCTCAAGATTTCCAATAAGAGATGAAAATGGGGAAATCATTGGTGCTGCAGCAGTATTTAGAGATGTAACGAGTATTCAAAAATTAGCTGAAGAAGTTACAAATTTAAGGGAATTAGATTCTTTGTTACGAGCCATAATTGATTCTACATATGATGCAATTTCTGTTGCCGATGAAGAAGGTAGAATTGTAATGGTTAATAAAGCTTATACAAAAGTAACTGGTCTTTCAGCAAAAGAAGTTATTGGAAAATTGGCTACTTACGATATTGCTGAAGGGCAGGAAAGTATGCATATTAAATGTTCAAGAGAACAAAAACCTATATTAAATGTTAGAACTAAGCTTGCTACTAATAAGAAAGAAGTTATAATAAACGTTAATCCAATTTTTGTAAAAGGAGAATTTAAAGGTAGCGTTGGTGTTATTCATGATATTTCAGAAATTGAAAGATTATTGAGAGAATTAGAAGCAACTAAGAGATTATTAAAAAAGGAAGAAGCAAGATATACCTTTGAAGATATTGTTAGCGAATCAGAAATAATGAAAAATGTAGTTACTCAAGCTAAAAAGGCTGCAAATACAAAAGTTAATGTATTATTAAACGGAGAACCAGGCGTTGGCAAAGAAATATTAGCTCAAGCTATACATAATTTCAGCGAAAGAAGAAATTATTCATTTGTTGCAACTAATCTATTATTATATGATGAAAAGAAACAATTAGAAATATTTTTCGGAAATGAAAATAACTTTTTTGAAAAGGCACACAAGGGAACTTTGTTTATAGATAATACACATTTAATGGGTCCAGATGTTCAGGAATTATTTTTCGAATTTTTAAATACTGGAAAGGTTATTTTTAACGATAAAGAGATTAAATCTGATGTAAGAATTATATTTGCTACACCGGAAAATTTAAAAGAGCTTATGTCACTTGGAAAATTTTCAAGAAGATTATACTACAAAATCTCTGTAGTGACTATTGACGTACCTCCTCTTAGAGAAAGAAAAGAAGATATTCCAAAAATGGCAAAACAGATTTTGCATATTTTAAATCAAAAACATGAAAAAGTTGTTTATGGATTGTCAGAAGATGCCGTTAATATTTTAAAAAGTTATGATTGGCCTGGAAATATTAGAGAACTTGAAAATGTGCTTGATAGAGCTTTAATGAATATGACACAAACTGAAACCATGATAACCTCCATGCATCTACCAGAATTAAAAAATGAAGACCTTGAAAAGAAATTAGATGGCACTTTAAAAGAGTTACTCTCAGAATATGAAAAATATATTATAATAGAAACATTAAAAAGTTGTCAGGGAAATAAAACAGCTGCGGCTAAAAAATTGGGTTTAACCGTGAGAAATTTATATTATAAACTTGAAAAACTCGGAATAAAGTAG
- a CDS encoding radical SAM protein → MAYVPSYIKLYESGELQKRRDILYEKLFSCNLCPKQCQINRHKHVGVCGVSNKIKVSEFVLYKGEEPPLVGDTGAGGVFFSNCVMKCVYCQNFNFSQKGFGKEFNVEELAEKFLWLQNEKKVKNIDLVTATPYLPFIFDALIIAIENGLNIPLLWNTSSYETVETLKFLDGVIDIYLADIRYTTEYAANRYSKTPDYWKFAQDAVKEMYRQVGSNYIFENNLLKRGLIIRILVLPNNIDEAQGALKFVAKLDKNILVSLMDQYVPVYKTKEYPEINRILKYSEYNKVIDTMVELDLDGWIQEHKLLEGEL, encoded by the coding sequence AAAACTTTTTTCATGTAATTTATGTCCAAAGCAATGTCAAATAAATCGACATAAGCATGTTGGTGTATGTGGTGTAAGTAATAAGATTAAAGTTTCTGAATTTGTACTTTACAAAGGAGAAGAACCTCCTTTGGTTGGAGATACTGGTGCAGGAGGCGTTTTCTTTAGTAATTGTGTAATGAAATGTGTTTATTGTCAGAATTTTAATTTTTCTCAAAAAGGCTTTGGTAAAGAATTTAACGTTGAAGAATTGGCAGAAAAATTTCTCTGGTTACAAAACGAAAAAAAGGTTAAAAATATAGATTTAGTTACCGCCACGCCCTATCTCCCGTTTATTTTTGACGCATTAATCATCGCTATTGAAAATGGATTAAATATTCCTTTATTATGGAACACTTCGTCTTATGAAACAGTTGAAACTTTAAAATTTTTAGACGGCGTTATAGATATTTACCTTGCAGATATTAGATATACAACTGAATATGCTGCTAATCGATATTCTAAAACTCCAGATTACTGGAAATTTGCACAAGATGCTGTAAAAGAAATGTATAGACAAGTTGGAAGTAATTATATCTTTGAAAATAACCTTTTAAAAAGAGGATTGATTATAAGAATACTTGTATTACCTAATAACATTGATGAGGCACAGGGGGCTCTTAAATTTGTTGCAAAACTGGATAAAAATATATTGGTTAGTTTGATGGATCAATATGTTCCTGTATATAAAACCAAAGAATACCCGGAAATAAATCGTATATTAAAATACTCAGAATATAACAAAGTTATTGATACAATGGTTGAATTGGATTTGGACGGATGGATTCAGGAACATAAATTGTTAGAGGGGGAATTGTGA